One window of the Garciella nitratireducens DSM 15102 genome contains the following:
- the tnpA gene encoding IS200/IS605 family transposase, whose amino-acid sequence MDNSSLAHTKWNCKYHIVFAPKYRRQIIYGKIKEDIGRILRKLCEHKGVEIIEANACKDHIHMLVSIP is encoded by the coding sequence ATGGATAATAGTAGTTTAGCACATACTAAATGGAATTGTAAATATCATATAGTTTTTGCACCAAAGTATAGAAGACAAATAATATATGGAAAAATAAAAGAAGACATAGGCAGAATATTAAGAAAGCTATGTGAACATAAAGGAGTTGAAATAATTGAAGCAAATGCCTGCAAAGATCATATACATATGCTTGTAAGTATACC